Proteins encoded in a region of the Gulosibacter sediminis genome:
- a CDS encoding MFS transporter — MSTTTAPAASLRRSISNTLKGSTGNLVEWYDVYVYSVFATYFESQFFDADDKNSTIYVWAIFAVTFLMRPIGSWFFGRFADRHGRKLALTVSVTIMAICSFAVAITPTAETIGAGAAVILILCRLLQGFATGGEYGTSATYMSEAAIPGRRGFLSSFHYVTLVGGHVLAQTTLLIMVLTIDTQAISEWGWRVAFGIGGVAALVVFWLRRTMDESLSAEVIAETKAGGAKASGSMRELLVNQWRPLLLCFLVTMGGTVAFYTYSVTGPAIVKSAFAGDDVVTGTVINLIALTILMLLQPLGGWISDIVGRKTLLVFFGIGGVLYTWVLLTLLPQQTSALTSFAILVGGFIILTGYTSINAVVKAELFPSHIRALGVGFGYAMANSIFGGTAPVLYQAAGAAEQVPMFIVYVTAVIAASLVVYVFFLKNHGRTWLDHEKELHAEAEGRTLERQPS, encoded by the coding sequence ATGTCGACGACAACCGCGCCCGCAGCCTCGCTGCGGCGATCTATCTCCAACACCCTGAAGGGTTCGACCGGCAATCTTGTCGAGTGGTACGACGTCTACGTCTACTCGGTATTCGCGACCTACTTCGAGTCGCAGTTCTTTGACGCCGACGACAAGAACTCGACGATCTACGTGTGGGCCATCTTCGCGGTGACCTTCCTCATGCGTCCGATTGGCTCGTGGTTCTTCGGCCGCTTCGCCGACCGCCACGGCCGCAAGCTCGCACTCACCGTCTCGGTGACCATCATGGCGATCTGCTCGTTCGCGGTGGCGATCACCCCGACCGCCGAGACGATCGGTGCCGGTGCCGCCGTCATCCTCATCCTCTGCCGCCTGCTGCAGGGCTTCGCCACCGGTGGTGAGTACGGCACGAGCGCGACCTACATGTCGGAGGCCGCGATCCCCGGCCGCCGTGGTTTCCTCTCGTCGTTCCACTACGTCACGCTCGTCGGCGGCCACGTGCTCGCGCAGACGACGCTGCTCATCATGGTGCTCACGATCGACACCCAGGCGATCTCCGAGTGGGGCTGGCGCGTCGCGTTCGGTATCGGTGGCGTCGCTGCCCTCGTCGTGTTCTGGCTGCGCCGCACCATGGACGAGTCGCTCTCGGCCGAGGTCATCGCCGAGACGAAGGCGGGTGGAGCGAAGGCTTCGGGCTCGATGCGCGAGCTGCTCGTGAACCAGTGGCGCCCGCTGCTGCTTTGCTTCCTCGTCACCATGGGTGGCACGGTCGCGTTCTACACCTACTCGGTCACCGGCCCGGCGATCGTGAAGTCGGCCTTCGCCGGCGACGACGTCGTGACCGGCACCGTCATCAACCTCATCGCGCTGACCATCCTCATGCTGCTGCAGCCGCTCGGCGGCTGGATTTCGGACATCGTCGGTCGCAAGACGCTGCTCGTGTTCTTCGGCATCGGCGGCGTGCTCTACACCTGGGTGCTGCTCACCCTGCTGCCGCAGCAGACGAGCGCACTCACCTCGTTCGCGATCCTGGTCGGCGGCTTCATCATCCTCACCGGCTACACGTCGATTAACGCGGTCGTGAAGGCCGAGCTGTTCCCGTCGCACATTCGCGCGCTCGGCGTCGGCTTCGGCTACGCCATGGCGAACTCGATCTTCGGCGGCACGGCACCCGTGCTCTACCAGGCCGCCGGCGCGGCCGAGCAGGTGCCGATGTTCATCGTCTACGTGACCGCCGTCATCGCCGCATCGCTCGTCGTCTACGTCTTCTTCCTCAAGAACCACGGCCGCACCTGGCTCGACCACGAGAAGGAGCTTCACGCCGAGGCCGAGGGCCGCACCCTGGAGCGCCAGCCCAGCTAA